The following proteins are co-located in the Onychomys torridus chromosome 6, mOncTor1.1, whole genome shotgun sequence genome:
- the Strip1 gene encoding striatin-interacting protein 1 encodes MEPAVAGPGPLIVNNKQPQPPPPPPPTTAQPPPGAPRAAGGLLPGGKAREFNRNQRKDSEGYSESPDLEFEYADTDKWAAELAELYSYTEGPEFLMNRKCFEEDFRIHVTDKKWTELDTNQHRTHAMRLLDGLEVTAREKRLKVARAILYVAQGTFGECSSEAEVQFWMRYNIFLLLEVGTFNALVELLNMEIDNSAACSSAVRKPAISLADSTDLRVLLNIMYLIVETVHQDCEGDKAEWRTMRQTFRAELGSPLYNNEPFAIMLFGMVTKFCSGHAPHFPMKKVLLLLWKTVLCTLGGFEELQSMKAEKRTLLGLPPLPEDSIKVIRNMRAASPPASASDLIEQQQKRGRREHKALIKQDNLDAFNERDPYKADDSREEEEENDDDSSLEGETFPLERDEVMPPPLQHPQTDRLTCPKGLPWAPKVREKDIEMFLESSRSKFIGYTLGSDTNTVVGLPRPIHESIKTLKQHKYTSIAEVQAQMEEEFLRSPLSGGEEEVEQVPAETLYQGLLPSLPQYMIALLKILLAAAPTSKAKTDSINILADVLPEEMPTTVLQSMKLGVDVNRHKEVIVKAISAVLLLLLKHFKLNHVYQFEYMAQHLVFANCIPLILKFFNQNIMSYITAKNSISVLDYPHCVVNELPELTAESLEAGDNNQFCWRNLFSCINLLRILNKLTKWKHSRTMMLVVFKSAPILKRALKVKQAMLQLYVLKLLKVQTKYLGRQWRKSNMKTMSAIYQKVRHRLNDDWAYGNDLDARPWDFQAEECALRANIERFNARRYDRTHSNPDFLPVDNCLQSVLGQRVDLPEDFQMNYDLWLEREVFSKPISWEELLQ; translated from the exons GGCTATTCTGAGTCTCCAGACCTGGAGTTTGAGTATGCTGACACAGACAAGTGGGCTGCAGAGCTTGCAG AGCTTTACAGCTATACAGAAGGACCAGAATTCCTGATGAATCGAAAATGCTTTGAGGAGGACTTCCGGATCCATG TGACAGACAAGAAGTGGACTGAGCTGGATACCAACCAGCACCGTACCCATGCCATGAGGCTTCTGGATGGCTTGGAAGTCACTGCCCGGGAGAAAAGACTTAAGGTGGCCCGTGCAATTCTTTATGTTGCCCAAG GTACCTTTGGAGAatgcagctcagaggcagaagtgCAGTTCTGGATGCGTTACAACATCTTTCTGCTCCTGGAGGTGGGCACGTTCAATGCTTTGGTGGAGCTTCTGAACATGGAAATAGA TAACAGTGCCGCATGCAGCAGTGCAGTGAGGAAGCCTGCCATCTCCCTGGCTGACAGCACAGACCTGAG GGTTCTGCTCAACATCATGTACCTGATTGTGGAGACTGTGCACCAGGATTGTGAGGGTGACAAGGCTGAGTGGAGAACAATGCGACAGACCTTCAGAGCTGAGCTGG GCTCCCCTCTGTACAACAATGAGCCATTTGCCATCATGCTATTTGGGATGGTGACCAAATTTTGCAGCGGCCATGCCCCCCACTTCCCCATGAAGAAAGTTCTCTTGCTGCTCTGGAAGACTGTATTG TGCACACTGGGTGGCTTTGAGGAGCTGCAGAGCATGAAGGCTGAGAAGCGTACTCTTCTTGGCCTTCCCCCACTGCCTGAGGACAGCATCAAGGTGATCCGAAATATGAGGGCTGCCTCTccaccagcctcagcctcagaCCTGATTGAGCAGCAGCAGAAACGGGGCCGACGGGAGCACAAG GCTCTGATAAAGCAGGACAATTTAGATGCCTTCAATGAACGGGATCCCTACAAGGCTGATGACTCtcgagaagaggaagaggagaatgatGATGACAGCAGCCTGGAGGGGGAGACTTTTCCCCTTGAGCGAGATGAGGTGATGCCTCCCCCACTACAGcaccctcagacagacagacttacCTGCCCCAAAGGGCTCCCTTGGGCTCCCAAGGTCAG AGAGAAAGACATTGAGATGTTCCTTGAATCCAGCCGCAGCAAGTTCATAGGCTACACCCTAGGCAG TGACACCAACACAGTGGTGGGGCTGCCAAGGCCAATCCACGAAAGCATCAAGACACTGAAACAA CACAAGTACACATCGATTGCAGAGGTCCAGGCACAGATGGAGGAGGAATTCCTTCGCTCTCCTCTCTCAGGG ggagaagaggaagttGAGCAAGTTCCTGCAGAAACCCTCTACCAAGGCTTACTCCCCAGCCTGCCTCAGTATATG ATTGCCCTCCTGAAGATCCTGCTGGCTGCAGCCCCCACATCAAAAGCCAAAACGGACTCAATCAACATCCTGGCAGATGTCCTGCCTGAGGAGATGCC CACCACAGTGTTGCAGAGCATGAAGCTGGGGGTGGATGTGAACCGCCACAAAGAGGTCATCGTCAAGGCCATCTccgctgtgctgctgctgctgctcaagCACTTTAAGTTGAACCATGTCTACCAG TTTGAATACATGGCCCAGCACCTGGTCTTTGCCAACTGCATCCCTTTGATCCTGAAGTTCTTCAATCAAAACATCATGTCCTACATCACTGCCAAGAACAG CATTTCCGTCCTGGATTACCCTCACTGCGTGGTGAATGAGCTTCCAGAGCTAACTGCAGAGAGTCTG GAAGCTGGTGACAACAACCAGTTTTGCTGGAGGAACCTCTTCTCTTGCATCAATCTGCTTCGGATCTTGAACAAGCTAACGAAATGGAAACATTCAAGGACCATG ATGCTGGTGGTGTTCAAGTCGGCGCCCATCCTGAAGCGGGCCCTGAAGGTGAAGCAGGCCATGCTGCAGCTCTACGTGCTGAAGCTGCTCAAAGTGCAGACCAAGTACTTGGGGCGGCAGTGGCGCAAGAGCAACATGAAGACCATGTCTGCCATCTACCAGAAGGTGCGGCACCGGCTGAATGACGACTGGGCCTATGGCAACG ATCTTGATGCCCGGccttgggacttccaggcagaggagTGTGCCCTTCGTGCCAACATCGAACGCTTCAATGCCCGGCGCTATGACCGGACCCACAGCAACCCTGACTTCTTGCCAGTGGACAATTGCCTGCAGAGCGTCTTGGGCCAGCGGGTAGATCTACCTGAGGACTTCCAAATGAACTATGACCTGTGGCTAGAAAGAGAGGTCTTCTCTAAGCCCATTTCCTGGGAAGAGTTGCTGCAGTGA